A window from Shewanella livingstonensis encodes these proteins:
- the sohB gene encoding protease SohB: MEFLYEYGLFLAKSVTIVVAILAVVIFVLASSMKNKSDKGELRLTDISEDLMQLKHQLKEELLSKKQFKAYEKQVKADEKAAEKQDLIKGKVFVIDFKGSIDANEVASLREEVTAILTIADKDDQVLVNVESGGGMVHGYGLASSQLDRLRQANIPLSICIDKVAASGGYMMACVANKVYAAPFAIVGSIGVVAQVPNFNRLLKKHDIDYEQHTAGDFKRTLTIFGENTDEGRAKFQQELEETHVLFKEFVGRYRPDMDIAKVATGEHWYGQQAIDLGLIDEVSTSDDVILGLVNTHQVIRIRYQMKKKLADKIAHGASLSVNTVMNRLAERNQSV, from the coding sequence TTGGAATTTTTATATGAATACGGCCTATTTTTAGCAAAATCGGTAACCATTGTTGTTGCGATTCTAGCGGTAGTAATATTTGTGCTGGCGAGCAGCATGAAAAATAAATCTGATAAAGGTGAGTTAAGACTGACTGATATTTCAGAAGATCTTATGCAGCTTAAGCATCAGTTAAAAGAAGAGTTACTGTCTAAAAAGCAATTTAAAGCTTATGAAAAGCAAGTAAAAGCAGACGAAAAAGCCGCTGAGAAGCAAGATTTAATTAAAGGCAAAGTGTTCGTTATTGATTTTAAAGGCAGTATTGATGCCAACGAAGTCGCGTCATTGCGTGAAGAAGTCACCGCCATTCTAACCATTGCCGATAAAGATGACCAAGTGTTGGTTAATGTTGAAAGTGGTGGTGGCATGGTACATGGATATGGCTTGGCTTCAAGCCAGTTAGATCGTTTACGCCAAGCCAATATTCCACTGTCAATTTGTATTGATAAGGTTGCCGCAAGCGGTGGCTATATGATGGCGTGTGTGGCAAATAAAGTGTATGCAGCCCCTTTTGCTATTGTCGGTTCTATTGGTGTTGTTGCGCAGGTGCCTAACTTCAATCGTTTGCTTAAAAAGCATGATATTGATTATGAACAGCATACAGCCGGTGACTTTAAGCGTACTTTAACCATTTTTGGTGAGAATACCGATGAAGGCCGCGCTAAGTTTCAGCAAGAGTTAGAAGAAACTCACGTGTTATTTAAAGAGTTTGTTGGCCGTTACCGTCCTGATATGGATATTGCTAAAGTCGCCACTGGCGAGCATTGGTATGGTCAACAAGCGATTGATCTAGGACTGATTGATGAGGTTTCTACTAGTGATGATGTGATTTTAGGTTTAGTTAACACTCATCAGGTGATCAGAATTAGATATCAAATGAAGAAAAAGCTAGCCGATAAAATTGCTCATGGTGCCTCGTTATCAGTCAATACTGTGATGAATCGCTTAGCCGAGCGTAATCAGTCAGTTTAG
- a CDS encoding DUF3083 family protein, translated as MSVSRQKKVYLPTATRKNQYITIGFPLTDEYLSAYSNLDACYDEFSKLVYQLAEKQELYNVHVVTTDKLPMVRFHSEAYCLNSDEQLRFFYNPAHHEANRLHSVAGFRARKLRIVFLATGNDLRSNSAAFHSHVQKFIAELKPLLPVKDVPIKVRDHQHISYDFFAKAKGLKETYGYKLRAVDSRYHRRHCELPENVSTLNYVTINIPVERRIKRQLLANNATDFSSLYQNVCDKFIQATKSKQLNRVAVVANGKLPLVRNSKYEQLTSTNEFQMIGFDPHSESPEPICHWDANKLVDAFRFVIVAGKSDETDEGYGRFMNQVEEALRLFTNEFDIDKEHIDVILRFHQHISYKA; from the coding sequence ATGTCCGTCAGTCGTCAAAAAAAAGTATACTTGCCAACCGCTACACGTAAAAATCAATACATCACCATTGGTTTCCCGTTAACTGATGAATACCTTAGTGCGTACAGTAATTTAGACGCTTGTTACGATGAATTTAGTAAACTTGTTTATCAATTAGCCGAAAAACAAGAATTGTATAACGTCCATGTGGTGACCACCGATAAGCTACCTATGGTACGTTTTCACAGTGAAGCCTATTGTTTAAACTCAGATGAACAATTACGTTTCTTCTATAATCCAGCTCACCATGAAGCAAACCGTTTACACAGCGTTGCGGGCTTTCGAGCTAGAAAACTCAGAATCGTATTTTTAGCCACAGGTAATGACCTTCGCAGTAATTCGGCTGCATTTCACTCGCATGTACAAAAATTTATTGCCGAGTTAAAGCCACTACTACCAGTAAAAGATGTGCCGATTAAAGTGCGTGACCACCAGCATATTTCTTATGACTTTTTTGCTAAAGCTAAGGGACTAAAAGAAACCTACGGCTATAAATTACGTGCTGTAGACAGTCGCTATCATCGTCGTCATTGTGAGCTACCTGAAAATGTTAGCACGCTCAATTATGTCACTATCAACATACCGGTAGAACGACGTATAAAAAGACAATTACTTGCAAATAATGCTACTGACTTTTCAAGTCTGTATCAAAATGTATGCGATAAGTTTATTCAAGCAACAAAAAGTAAGCAGTTAAATCGTGTTGCTGTTGTCGCCAATGGCAAATTACCACTTGTTCGTAACAGTAAGTATGAGCAATTAACCAGTACAAATGAATTTCAGATGATTGGTTTTGATCCTCACTCAGAATCACCTGAGCCTATTTGCCACTGGGATGCTAATAAGCTTGTAGATGCTTTTCGGTTTGTGATTGTGGCGGGTAAAAGTGATGAAACGGATGAAGGTTATGGGCGCTTTATGAACCAAGTAGAAGAGGCTTTACGCCTATTCACCAATGAGTTTGACATCGATAAAGAACACATAGATGTCATTTTACGTTTCCATCAGCACATTAGTTACAAAGCTTAA
- a CDS encoding arylesterase: protein MSVPSYAATILVLGDSLSAGYGMSEEQGWVQLLRDELPQHQIINGSVSGETTAGGLRRLPSLLASSQPDLVIIELGGNDGLRGFPPNKLKSNLTKIISLSQQHGTKVLLTEIMVPPNYGPRYAKSFTQIYHQLSEEYSIKLIPFFMQDIAADKALMQRDGIHPNEQAQPIITQWMLPWINQVISE, encoded by the coding sequence ATGAGTGTACCATCCTATGCTGCCACGATTTTGGTCTTGGGTGATAGCTTAAGTGCAGGTTATGGCATGTCAGAAGAACAAGGATGGGTTCAATTACTCCGTGATGAGCTGCCACAACATCAAATTATTAATGGTTCTGTTAGTGGTGAAACAACAGCGGGAGGATTGCGTAGGCTCCCAAGTTTACTGGCATCAAGCCAGCCAGATCTGGTTATAATTGAGCTAGGCGGTAACGACGGGTTGCGAGGTTTTCCACCTAACAAATTGAAATCAAATCTTACAAAAATCATTAGCCTATCTCAGCAACACGGCACCAAAGTTTTACTGACCGAGATTATGGTACCACCTAATTACGGACCTAGGTATGCCAAATCATTTACTCAGATTTACCACCAATTATCTGAAGAATATAGTATTAAGCTAATCCCTTTTTTCATGCAAGATATTGCCGCAGACAAGGCACTGATGCAACGAGACGGCATTCACCCAAATGAACAAGCTCAACCGATTATTACGCAATGGATGTTACCTTGGATCAACCAAGTAATATCTGAGTAA
- a CDS encoding ABC transporter ATP-binding protein, translating to MSNNIDRNTSAITVTNLNKTVVTQEGELTILNGINIDVKQGDSIAILGPSGSGKSTLLGLLAALDTPTSGEIMLDGVALSGLNEEQKAALRKQKVSFIFQSFMLVDTLTALENVMLPAELAGVKEAKQKAQAMLERVGLSHRLNHLPKQLSGGEQQRVAIARAFICEPKVLFADEPTGNLDSVNGDKIADMLFALNQESDTTLVLVTHDLHLAKRCARQLVMENGHLSEPYADNLKAAHVSAEPAAEVN from the coding sequence ATGTCTAATAATATCGATCGAAATACCAGTGCCATTACTGTAACTAACCTCAATAAAACTGTTGTGACCCAAGAGGGAGAGTTGACTATCCTCAACGGCATCAATATAGATGTCAAGCAAGGAGACAGTATTGCCATTTTGGGACCATCAGGTTCAGGTAAGTCGACATTGCTGGGATTACTTGCTGCATTAGACACGCCGACCTCCGGTGAGATAATGTTAGATGGCGTGGCATTATCTGGATTAAACGAAGAGCAAAAGGCCGCGCTGCGTAAGCAAAAGGTCAGTTTTATCTTCCAGTCATTTATGTTGGTAGATACCTTAACCGCGCTTGAAAACGTGATGTTACCTGCAGAGCTTGCAGGGGTTAAAGAGGCCAAGCAAAAAGCCCAAGCCATGCTAGAACGTGTTGGCTTATCTCATCGATTAAATCACTTACCGAAACAATTATCCGGTGGTGAACAGCAACGCGTGGCAATTGCCAGAGCCTTTATTTGCGAACCTAAAGTGTTATTTGCAGATGAACCTACAGGCAACTTAGACAGTGTAAATGGCGATAAAATTGCTGATATGCTGTTTGCGTTAAACCAAGAAAGTGACACCACGTTGGTATTGGTGACTCATGACTTACACCTTGCTAAGCGTTGCGCACGCCAATTAGTGATGGAAAATGGTCATTTATCTGAACCATACGCAGATAATCTTAAGGCTGCCCATGTGAGCGCGGAACCTGCTGCGGAGGTTAATTAA
- a CDS encoding ABC transporter permease, with amino-acid sequence MEWQIAWRLFKRELAQGQLILIVLAITLAVLSVTGLARVSERLQVAINGEAANFIAADRIIDSPVELDPQVLITADELGLAHVTNMQFNSMVYSGDKFQLVTVKAVGDGYPLKGDIELSTGVTQQLPQPGQAWFESRLGGLLGFPQSIELGNSELSLTKEISRLPDGGFNPFASSPVLLIRLDDVPATGIIQPGSRVTYLYQFSGNAEQLTAFEQQAKPLLNNSQRWVDVQSGDSPIASAVQRAERFLLLASLLGIALACAAIGIAAQRYCQRHYDVVAMLKTFGASGKQIRVLFGMHLSLVTLLGITLGLLGGVLLDLGITAFLPVEIAAYSPPYIRPILLGVSTGLISAFMFSAYPLMRLLAIPPLRVLQRQLEGLQLGMWLHLLLSLAAMALLGYLYSRSLALTMTVVLAVLLLGFLLSVLGFAMIRFGHGIGMKTTNPFQLALAGLRRRARQNAVQLVGFSSALVLLLTILALRQDLLNEWQKQLPENAPNYFLVNIAPEDAKPLNDFLTLNHISATDIYPVVRGRLTHINDEELISGKQSEDGVEGRVGISRELNLTYRDTLPPNNKLLEGEFNQAADDVSVESGVAERLGIELGDKLTYNIDNQPFSVKVASIRQVQWETLQPNFFMIFTSEALAPFAYTSMASFHLNDQQLAAGGSLLSANQVVLQLIQQFPTVSIIDVGALVEQLRQIIDQVSLSLSLVLVLVLLASALVLIAQTEAGMAMRQRELAVLRTFGASGWLLRASTGFEFALLGAIAGLLAVIVAEFALYMLKTQVFELVVYMHWPWWGITPVAGAIIVAILGVWRCRQLLNKSCSDMLKEG; translated from the coding sequence ATGGAGTGGCAAATTGCGTGGAGATTGTTTAAACGTGAGCTGGCTCAAGGGCAATTAATTCTTATTGTATTGGCTATTACCTTAGCCGTGTTATCTGTTACAGGTCTTGCGCGGGTTAGTGAGCGTTTACAAGTCGCCATTAATGGTGAAGCCGCTAACTTTATTGCTGCCGATCGTATTATTGACTCACCTGTTGAACTTGACCCACAGGTACTGATTACCGCCGATGAACTGGGTCTTGCCCATGTCACCAACATGCAGTTTAACTCAATGGTGTATTCGGGAGACAAATTTCAGTTAGTGACGGTTAAAGCCGTTGGTGATGGTTATCCTTTAAAAGGCGATATAGAGTTAAGTACAGGTGTGACTCAACAATTACCACAACCAGGTCAAGCATGGTTTGAAAGTCGGTTAGGTGGTTTACTGGGTTTTCCACAAAGCATTGAGTTGGGTAATAGTGAGTTATCGCTAACTAAAGAAATTAGTCGTTTACCTGATGGTGGTTTTAATCCTTTTGCATCTTCGCCGGTGTTACTAATCCGTTTGGATGATGTACCCGCGACAGGCATTATTCAGCCAGGTAGTCGCGTAACTTATTTATACCAATTTAGCGGTAATGCTGAACAGTTAACGGCGTTTGAGCAGCAAGCTAAACCTTTGCTCAATAACAGTCAACGTTGGGTAGATGTGCAATCGGGCGACTCGCCTATTGCTTCAGCTGTGCAACGTGCGGAACGATTTTTGTTGCTTGCCAGTTTACTTGGCATAGCCTTGGCGTGTGCGGCGATTGGCATTGCGGCCCAGCGTTATTGTCAACGCCATTATGACGTTGTAGCTATGCTAAAAACCTTTGGTGCATCGGGTAAACAAATTCGAGTGCTATTTGGCATGCATTTGTCATTAGTGACCTTACTGGGGATTACGTTGGGTTTACTTGGGGGCGTATTACTTGACCTTGGTATCACGGCTTTTTTACCCGTCGAGATTGCCGCTTATTCGCCACCCTATATACGTCCGATATTGTTAGGTGTAAGTACAGGCTTGATTAGCGCGTTTATGTTTTCGGCTTATCCGTTAATGCGGCTGTTAGCCATTCCGCCATTAAGAGTATTGCAGCGCCAATTAGAAGGCTTGCAGCTGGGCATGTGGTTACACCTGCTATTAAGCTTGGCTGCCATGGCGTTGTTGGGTTATTTATATTCAAGAAGTTTAGCGCTGACCATGACGGTGGTACTTGCGGTGCTATTATTAGGTTTTTTACTCAGTGTACTTGGTTTTGCGATGATCCGTTTTGGTCATGGTATTGGCATGAAAACCACTAATCCATTCCAATTGGCGTTAGCTGGTCTACGTCGCCGTGCGCGCCAAAATGCGGTACAGTTAGTTGGCTTTAGCAGTGCGTTAGTATTGTTGCTAACTATTTTAGCGTTGCGCCAAGACTTACTCAATGAATGGCAAAAGCAGTTACCTGAAAATGCTCCAAATTACTTCCTCGTCAACATCGCCCCAGAAGATGCTAAACCGCTGAATGACTTTTTAACGCTCAATCATATTAGCGCCACTGATATTTATCCTGTAGTGCGTGGGCGACTGACTCATATCAACGATGAGGAGTTGATTTCAGGTAAGCAGTCTGAAGATGGTGTTGAAGGGCGCGTGGGGATTTCTCGCGAACTAAACTTAACCTATCGAGATACCTTACCACCTAATAATAAGTTACTAGAAGGTGAGTTTAACCAGGCTGCAGATGATGTGTCAGTTGAGTCTGGCGTTGCAGAGCGACTAGGAATAGAGCTGGGAGATAAGCTAACCTATAACATCGATAATCAACCATTTTCGGTTAAAGTTGCCAGTATTAGGCAGGTTCAGTGGGAAACCTTACAACCTAATTTCTTCATGATTTTCACCTCAGAAGCACTGGCGCCATTTGCATACACGTCTATGGCGAGCTTTCATCTCAATGATCAACAACTAGCCGCGGGCGGCAGTTTACTGAGTGCTAATCAAGTGGTACTGCAACTGATCCAGCAATTTCCAACAGTATCGATTATTGATGTTGGCGCTTTGGTTGAGCAGTTACGGCAAATTATTGATCAAGTGTCATTATCGCTGTCACTGGTGTTGGTCTTAGTATTACTGGCTAGTGCCTTAGTGCTAATCGCACAGACGGAAGCGGGTATGGCAATGCGGCAACGCGAACTTGCAGTGTTGCGCACTTTTGGCGCATCGGGTTGGTTACTTCGTGCATCTACTGGGTTTGAATTTGCTTTACTGGGTGCAATTGCGGGGTTATTGGCGGTTATTGTTGCTGAGTTTGCTTTATACATGCTCAAAACCCAAGTTTTTGAGTTAGTGGTTTACATGCACTGGCCATGGTGGGGGATCACCCCAGTTGCCGGCGCAATTATTGTGGCCATTCTTGGGGTATGGCGATGCCGTCAGTTACTCAATAAGTCCTGTAGTGACATGTTAAAAGAGGGCTAA
- a CDS encoding TIGR03643 family protein — MLSPHDTSRIIEMAWEDRTPFEAIEHLYGLNESSVIKLMRTSLKLNSFKLWRVRVSGRKTKHLKLRPEGIDRAYCPTQYKMRQK; from the coding sequence ATGCTATCACCACACGATACTTCAAGGATCATTGAAATGGCATGGGAAGACCGCACGCCATTTGAAGCGATTGAACATCTTTACGGTTTAAATGAATCGAGTGTTATTAAGCTCATGCGCACCTCACTTAAACTTAACAGCTTTAAGTTATGGCGAGTACGCGTCAGTGGTCGTAAAACCAAACACCTTAAATTGCGCCCTGAAGGTATAGATAGAGCTTATTGTCCAACCCAATACAAAATGCGCCAAAAATGA
- a CDS encoding pseudouridine synthase: MRLDRFVCKSTELTKIQAIAYIHQAKVFVNGIAVLDEAIQVHESNHIQLDGEKLFPRAFRYILINKPANTLCSNVDSVYPSVFSLLDVERLSELHIAGRLDADTTGLVLITDDGRWTFAITSPSGKCHKVYRVMLAKPLVKDTAERFLHGIALQGEHALTLPAKLQVITPQEVLLTLTEGKFHQVKRMFAAVGNKVVSLHRESIGAVKLDVAVGEWRYLTDVEMGSFNPV, from the coding sequence ATGCGTCTCGATCGATTTGTGTGTAAAAGTACCGAATTAACTAAAATCCAAGCCATTGCTTATATTCATCAAGCTAAGGTTTTTGTTAATGGTATTGCGGTATTAGATGAGGCTATTCAGGTACACGAAAGTAACCATATTCAATTAGATGGTGAAAAACTGTTTCCTCGAGCATTTCGCTATATTCTAATTAATAAGCCTGCCAATACGCTTTGTTCTAATGTCGATAGTGTGTATCCATCCGTTTTTTCATTATTGGATGTGGAACGATTATCTGAGCTGCATATTGCCGGGAGGTTAGATGCTGACACAACAGGGTTAGTGCTGATTACCGATGATGGTCGCTGGACATTTGCGATAACATCGCCCTCAGGAAAATGTCATAAAGTTTATCGAGTCATGTTGGCCAAACCGCTAGTTAAAGATACCGCCGAACGTTTTTTACACGGCATTGCTCTCCAGGGCGAGCACGCGCTCACTTTACCTGCTAAGTTACAAGTTATTACGCCTCAAGAGGTACTACTGACTTTAACGGAAGGGAAGTTCCATCAAGTTAAACGCATGTTTGCTGCCGTAGGTAATAAAGTGGTGTCGCTGCATCGAGAAAGTATTGGTGCGGTTAAACTGGATGTAGCAGTAGGTGAGTGGCGTTATTTAACCGATGTAGAGATGGGGTCATTTAACCCAGTATGA
- a CDS encoding LysR family transcriptional regulator translates to MLNQQWLTTFIKLVEVGHFTHTAEQLFMTQPGVSQHIKKLELQVGVDLLIRIGKSFELTEAGIILYQRALVWQQQQVQVLSQLAIDDEHIGECRIACSGSMALLLYPHLIDYQLPHHQLQISLEAAPNKRIIDNVMANTIDVGIITHSINMDELEVIPLAAQSLCLVLPQSYPHQSVTFEQLMALGMVSHPDAMHYWSQIARQYFTDKQALALQVPIRSYVNQLNQILVPVAKGLAFAVLPQFAVDNFAQAQDIRIASFATADADSVVVSEPLFIIHKKHRPLARRYGPIIDRIKQLV, encoded by the coding sequence ATGTTAAATCAACAATGGTTAACCACATTTATTAAACTTGTCGAAGTAGGGCATTTTACTCACACGGCAGAGCAGCTTTTTATGACACAACCTGGCGTGAGTCAACACATTAAGAAGCTTGAGCTGCAAGTGGGTGTTGATTTACTGATCCGAATAGGAAAAAGCTTTGAGCTAACAGAAGCGGGAATTATCTTGTATCAACGAGCGTTAGTTTGGCAGCAGCAGCAAGTGCAAGTGTTGTCACAATTAGCGATAGATGATGAGCATATTGGTGAGTGTCGTATTGCTTGTTCTGGATCGATGGCCTTACTGCTATATCCTCATCTTATTGACTATCAGTTACCTCATCATCAATTACAAATATCTTTAGAAGCAGCGCCCAATAAACGCATTATTGATAATGTGATGGCTAATACCATTGATGTGGGCATTATTACTCACTCAATTAATATGGATGAGCTTGAAGTCATCCCGCTAGCTGCACAGTCATTGTGCCTGGTATTACCTCAGTCGTATCCACATCAGTCGGTTACATTTGAACAACTCATGGCGCTTGGAATGGTGAGTCATCCTGATGCGATGCATTATTGGTCACAAATAGCGCGTCAGTACTTTACTGACAAACAGGCGCTGGCATTACAGGTGCCGATCCGCAGTTACGTGAATCAATTAAACCAAATTCTTGTGCCAGTAGCTAAAGGTCTGGCATTTGCTGTGCTACCGCAATTTGCCGTCGATAATTTTGCACAAGCACAAGATATTCGTATAGCGTCGTTTGCCACTGCGGATGCCGATAGTGTGGTGGTCAGTGAGCCATTATTCATAATTCATAAAAAACATCGCCCACTTGCTCGGCGCTATGGGCCTATTATCGATAGAATTAAACAGCTAGTGTAG
- a CDS encoding TIGR01777 family oxidoreductase, with the protein MKILITGATGFVGKQLVKSLGDHQLIILTRNMGNGKNSLGSHHQYWETLADKSDLNDIDAVINLAGEPIVSKRWSNKQKKLICDSRWDITAALTQLIGKSTTPPHTFISASAIGYYGRQNQTPVDEASGFHAEFSHDICQEWENRALQAQSQQTRVCITRIGIVLGKNGGALAKMLPPFKLGLGGPIGNGEQGMSWVHIDDLIKLFCYLLNNSSLQGIYNATAPQPVSNAVFAKALGSALNRPAKITTPPLALRLAMGEMSELLTTGQFVLPKRALAAGFEFQYSDINNALQQVINSSN; encoded by the coding sequence ATGAAAATATTAATTACTGGCGCTACGGGGTTTGTTGGCAAACAATTAGTCAAATCTCTTGGCGACCACCAGCTAATCATATTGACGCGAAATATGGGTAATGGCAAAAATAGTCTTGGCAGCCATCATCAATACTGGGAAACTCTTGCAGACAAATCAGACCTTAACGATATTGATGCAGTAATTAACCTTGCTGGCGAACCGATTGTCAGTAAACGTTGGAGTAACAAGCAAAAAAAACTGATATGCGACAGCCGTTGGGATATCACTGCGGCGTTAACTCAGCTTATTGGTAAAAGTACTACTCCACCGCATACCTTTATTAGTGCTTCTGCCATCGGTTATTATGGTAGACAAAACCAAACACCTGTTGATGAAGCTAGTGGGTTTCATGCCGAATTTAGTCATGATATTTGTCAAGAATGGGAAAACCGTGCACTCCAAGCACAGTCGCAACAGACCCGAGTGTGTATTACTCGCATTGGTATTGTGCTTGGCAAAAATGGCGGCGCATTAGCAAAAATGTTGCCCCCTTTTAAACTTGGCTTAGGCGGTCCAATAGGCAATGGCGAGCAAGGTATGAGCTGGGTCCATATTGATGATTTGATTAAATTATTTTGCTATTTACTCAACAATTCTAGCTTACAAGGCATTTATAATGCGACAGCACCTCAACCTGTTAGCAATGCCGTATTTGCTAAAGCATTAGGCAGTGCATTAAATCGTCCAGCCAAGATAACCACACCACCGTTAGCCCTAAGACTGGCAATGGGTGAAATGTCAGAATTACTGACAACAGGCCAATTTGTATTGCCTAAACGAGCTTTAGCGGCAGGTTTTGAATTTCAGTACAGCGATATTAATAACGCATTGCAACAAGTTATCAATTCTTCAAATTAA
- the folX gene encoding dihydroneopterin triphosphate 2'-epimerase, producing the protein MKPETAIIRIKNLRLRTFIGIKDDEINNQQDVIINVVIHYCADKARNSNNVEDALNYRTITKKIIALIENNRFSLLENLTNQTLAIASEHDWVEFASVEIDKPHALRFADSVSMELCYQKQH; encoded by the coding sequence ATGAAACCAGAAACCGCTATTATACGCATTAAAAACTTACGTTTACGTACTTTTATCGGCATTAAAGATGACGAAATTAACAACCAACAAGATGTCATCATTAACGTAGTGATTCATTATTGTGCCGATAAAGCCCGCAATAGTAACAATGTTGAAGATGCATTGAATTATCGCACCATTACTAAAAAAATCATCGCCTTAATAGAAAACAATCGTTTTTCCTTACTCGAAAACTTAACCAATCAAACACTCGCGATTGCCAGCGAACATGATTGGGTTGAATTTGCCAGTGTTGAAATCGATAAACCCCACGCACTGCGCTTTGCAGACTCTGTATCGATGGAATTATGCTACCAGAAACAACACTAA
- a CDS encoding AI-2E family transporter → MKGIQQSPMAVRSFVVMACVVIILAGIKTASPIVVPFVLSAFLAVICNPAIVLMTRYRIPKWLSIILLMGFIVLMGLWLASLVGSSVTEFSKEMPKYREQLIEQFAWILEKLQDFNIQISKQKVLDYFDPGMALSMTTNMLSGVGNVMANLFLIILTIVFMLFEAQSMPRKFHLALDAPDKRLKQIDKFLQSVNQYMVIKTLVSLATAVVVGIGLTIIGVDYALLWAVIAFLFNYIPNIGSIIAAIPAVLLAFIQMGPGAAGITGLLYVGTNMVMGNMVEPRFMGRGLGLSTLVVFLSLIFWGWLLGSVGMLLSVPLTMIVKIGLESSDSGNWLAILLSDDSDDSPNESANSVKAEAEIAAEDEHTNDDDEQVNNDVISSVSSDIDNDHRVDSDATAKSSTTNT, encoded by the coding sequence ATGAAAGGAATACAACAATCGCCCATGGCTGTACGTAGTTTTGTGGTTATGGCTTGCGTAGTGATTATTTTGGCAGGAATTAAAACAGCCAGCCCAATTGTAGTGCCTTTTGTATTATCTGCATTTTTAGCGGTTATTTGTAATCCAGCTATTGTGTTGATGACGCGCTATCGTATTCCTAAATGGTTATCGATCATCTTATTGATGGGATTTATTGTGTTAATGGGCTTGTGGCTGGCCAGTTTAGTGGGCAGTTCGGTAACTGAGTTTTCGAAAGAAATGCCCAAGTATCGGGAGCAACTGATAGAACAATTTGCTTGGATCCTTGAAAAGCTTCAAGACTTTAATATTCAGATTTCTAAACAAAAGGTGCTCGACTACTTTGATCCGGGTATGGCGTTATCCATGACCACCAATATGTTGTCTGGTGTGGGTAATGTGATGGCTAATTTATTTCTGATTATTTTAACTATTGTATTTATGTTATTTGAAGCGCAATCAATGCCGAGAAAGTTTCATTTAGCCCTTGATGCGCCAGATAAACGTTTAAAGCAAATCGACAAATTTTTACAGTCGGTTAATCAATATATGGTGATTAAAACCCTTGTCAGTTTAGCAACTGCAGTGGTTGTTGGTATCGGTTTGACTATCATTGGCGTTGACTATGCTTTGTTATGGGCCGTCATCGCTTTTCTGTTTAATTATATTCCTAATATTGGTTCTATTATTGCCGCAATTCCTGCGGTGTTATTAGCTTTTATCCAAATGGGCCCAGGGGCCGCTGGTATAACCGGTTTATTGTATGTGGGTACCAATATGGTAATGGGTAATATGGTTGAACCCCGTTTTATGGGGCGTGGTTTAGGCTTGTCTACTTTGGTTGTCTTTTTGTCATTGATTTTTTGGGGATGGCTGCTTGGATCTGTCGGCATGTTACTGTCTGTACCCTTGACCATGATTGTTAAAATTGGTCTTGAATCGAGCGACTCGGGCAATTGGCTAGCAATTTTGTTGTCGGATGATAGTGATGATTCACCCAATGAGTCTGCTAATAGTGTTAAAGCAGAAGCCGAAATTGCAGCTGAAGATGAACACACAAACGACGATGACGAACAGGTTAATAATGACGTTATTAGTAGCGTCAGTAGTGATATTGATAATGACCATAGAGTGGACAGTGACGCGACCGCTAAGTCGTCAACCACAAATACATAA